In Elusimicrobiota bacterium, a single window of DNA contains:
- the queC gene encoding 7-cyano-7-deazaguanine synthase QueC has translation MKRAVVLLSGGLDSATALYWARAKGYKPTALTVHYGQRHVRELQAARALARRAGADWVPVRLSLPWLKASSLVDRKKRLPEISASRIGKGPIPSTYVPGRNTVFLSLAVSLADAAGAEAVVIGSNAQDFSGYPDCRPEFNAAFQKTARLGTRRGAEGKRLALLAPLQRLDKAGIVRLARRLKVPLELTWSCYAGGQRPCGRCDSCKLRARGFAAAGVKDPALG, from the coding sequence TTGAAAAGGGCGGTCGTCCTCCTTTCCGGGGGGCTCGACTCGGCCACGGCCCTGTACTGGGCGCGGGCCAAGGGCTACAAGCCGACCGCTTTGACCGTGCACTACGGACAGAGGCACGTGCGCGAGCTGCAAGCCGCGCGGGCTCTTGCGCGCCGGGCCGGCGCGGACTGGGTCCCGGTGAGGCTCTCCTTGCCCTGGCTCAAAGCGAGCTCGTTGGTGGACCGCAAGAAGCGCCTGCCCGAGATCTCCGCTTCCCGCATCGGGAAGGGCCCGATTCCTTCGACCTATGTGCCGGGACGCAACACGGTGTTCCTGTCCTTGGCCGTTTCCTTGGCGGACGCGGCCGGGGCCGAGGCCGTGGTCATCGGGAGCAACGCGCAGGACTTCTCAGGCTATCCGGACTGCCGGCCGGAGTTCAACGCGGCCTTCCAGAAGACGGCGCGGCTGGGAACTCGGCGCGGGGCGGAGGGAAAGCGGCTGGCCCTATTGGCGCCGCTTCAGCGCCTGGATAAGGCCGGCATCGTGCGCCTAGCCCGGCGGCTGAAGGTTCCGCTGGAGCTGACCTGGTCGTGCTACGCGGGCGGCCAACGGCCCTGCGGCCGCTGCGACTCCTGCAAGCTGAGAGCGCGCGGCTTCGCCGCGGCCGGCGTGAAGGACCCCGCGCTGGGCTAG
- a CDS encoding 3'-5' exonuclease, producing the protein MISLRKPVVFFDLETTGVAPDQDRIVDLAFLRRDPDGKEDVFSSLVDPGMPIPAEATAVHHITNEMVRGQPRFSDLAQKLLEFLGDADLAGFGILRFDIPMLTAEFKRAGITFTTASRSLVDALTIFHRMEPRNLTAAYKLYCGKSLEDAHRAEADMRASSDVLWAQLERYAELPKDMAGLANFCQEQRGAGTVDGQGKLVWRNGKAAFNFGKHRTLTLEEVARKEPGYIEWLMGAERTTPELARICRDALMGKFPVKPSGGK; encoded by the coding sequence ATGATAAGCCTGCGCAAGCCCGTCGTCTTTTTCGACCTGGAGACCACCGGGGTGGCCCCGGACCAGGACCGCATCGTGGACCTCGCTTTCCTGCGCCGCGACCCGGACGGCAAGGAGGACGTCTTCTCCTCATTGGTGGACCCGGGCATGCCCATCCCGGCCGAGGCCACGGCCGTGCACCACATCACCAACGAGATGGTCCGCGGCCAGCCGCGCTTTTCCGACCTGGCGCAGAAGCTCCTGGAGTTCCTCGGCGACGCGGACTTGGCCGGCTTCGGCATCCTGCGCTTCGATATCCCCATGCTCACGGCCGAGTTCAAGCGCGCGGGCATCACTTTCACGACGGCCAGCCGAAGCCTGGTCGACGCCTTGACCATCTTCCACCGCATGGAGCCGCGCAACCTGACCGCGGCCTACAAGCTCTACTGCGGCAAATCCCTGGAGGACGCGCACCGGGCCGAGGCGGACATGCGCGCATCGAGCGATGTCCTGTGGGCCCAGCTGGAACGCTATGCGGAGCTGCCCAAGGACATGGCGGGGCTGGCGAACTTCTGCCAGGAGCAGCGCGGCGCGGGCACCGTGGACGGCCAGGGCAAGCTGGTCTGGCGCAACGGCAAGGCCGCCTTCAATTTTGGCAAGCACCGGACCTTGACCTTGGAGGAGGTGGCGCGCAAGGAGCCGGGGTACATCGAGTGGCTCATGGGCGCGGAGCGGACCACGCCGGAGCTTGCGCGCATATGCCGCGACGCCTTGATGGGGAAGTTCCCGGTCAAGCCTTCGGGGGGGAAGTAG
- a CDS encoding 7-carboxy-7-deazaguanine synthase QueE, whose amino-acid sequence MARAGAALRVVEVFSSLQGEGLWLGQRHAFVRLAGCNLTCRYCDTPKTRSTAAGKPWPEKKIETELSRLFSEKKHEAVSWTGGEPLLQAEALPRLMQWVRRQGVKNLLETNGTMVAAYREVAPFCDLASVDVKLPSATGGESWSEHLEFLRVAPERSFVKVVLTARTTKAEWRQLIRLMQEAAPNMPLVLQPATACGGERPAEPEAVIFFLRQASALLKDVRLIPQWHPVWGLA is encoded by the coding sequence ATGGCCAGAGCCGGCGCGGCCCTCCGCGTAGTCGAGGTCTTCTCTTCCTTGCAGGGCGAGGGCCTCTGGCTCGGCCAGAGGCACGCCTTCGTGCGCCTGGCTGGCTGCAACCTGACCTGCCGCTACTGCGACACGCCCAAGACGCGTTCGACCGCCGCGGGCAAGCCTTGGCCGGAGAAAAAGATCGAAACGGAGCTTTCCCGACTCTTCTCCGAGAAGAAGCATGAGGCGGTCTCCTGGACCGGCGGGGAGCCCCTCCTGCAGGCCGAGGCGTTGCCGCGGCTCATGCAATGGGTCCGGCGGCAAGGGGTGAAGAACCTCCTGGAGACGAACGGGACCATGGTCGCGGCTTACAGGGAAGTGGCGCCTTTCTGCGACCTGGCTTCGGTGGATGTGAAGCTGCCTTCGGCCACGGGGGGGGAGTCGTGGTCGGAGCATCTGGAGTTCCTGCGCGTGGCGCCGGAGAGGAGCTTCGTGAAGGTGGTGCTCACCGCGCGCACGACCAAGGCGGAATGGCGCCAGCTCATACGCCTGATGCAGGAGGCCGCGCCCAACATGCCCTTGGTCCTGCAGCCGGCCACGGCCTGCGGGGGGGAGCGGCCGGCCGAGCCTGAGGCGGTGATCTTCTTCCTGCGCCAGGCCTCGGCCTTGCTCAAGGACGTACGCCTCATCCCGCAGTGGCATCCGGTCTGGGGCCTGGCCTGA